A single genomic interval of Terriglobus albidus harbors:
- a CDS encoding quinone oxidoreductase family protein, protein MKAIQVQVPGGPEVLQLRELPDPVPKFAEVLIRVHTSGVNFIDVYYRQGHYKAPLPFIPGGEGAGYVQALGEGVTGLSIGDAVAWFGPLGSYAEKVAIPADRVVPVPFGMDLENAAALMIQGVTAYFLSHLTFPLKPGSTALVHAAAGGVGYLLTQMAKLAGATVFATVSTPEKAGLAREAGADHVILYTQTKFDEEVVRVTNGAKLDVVYDGVGQSTFEQSLRCLRPRGLLALYGASSGAVPPFDLSRLAPMGSLFITRPVSIDYVRTREQLISIMEPIFEMYQSGKLKLLVRPPYTLEEASKAHIELESRRSTGKLLLSICG, encoded by the coding sequence ATGAAAGCGATACAGGTTCAAGTACCTGGAGGGCCGGAAGTTCTTCAACTCCGCGAGCTTCCCGATCCCGTGCCTAAATTCGCGGAAGTATTGATCAGGGTCCATACTTCGGGTGTGAACTTCATCGATGTGTATTACCGTCAAGGTCACTACAAAGCTCCGCTACCGTTCATCCCCGGAGGCGAGGGGGCAGGGTATGTCCAGGCGCTGGGTGAAGGCGTAACCGGCTTGTCCATAGGGGACGCAGTGGCATGGTTCGGCCCACTGGGAAGCTACGCGGAAAAGGTAGCGATACCGGCAGACAGGGTAGTTCCCGTACCCTTTGGCATGGACCTGGAGAACGCTGCCGCTCTGATGATCCAGGGCGTTACTGCTTACTTCTTAAGCCACCTCACGTTTCCACTAAAGCCTGGAAGTACTGCTCTGGTCCATGCGGCTGCCGGCGGAGTGGGTTACCTGTTGACTCAGATGGCAAAGCTCGCAGGCGCGACCGTGTTCGCAACGGTATCGACTCCAGAGAAGGCTGGACTGGCCCGTGAAGCGGGCGCGGACCACGTGATTCTCTATACCCAAACGAAGTTCGATGAAGAGGTGGTAAGAGTCACTAACGGAGCAAAGCTTGATGTTGTCTATGACGGCGTCGGACAGTCAACATTCGAACAATCATTGAGATGTCTTCGCCCCCGTGGTCTACTGGCCCTTTATGGGGCATCGAGTGGTGCTGTCCCGCCATTCGACCTCAGCCGGTTGGCGCCGATGGGATCGCTATTCATTACGCGGCCAGTTTCAATCGACTATGTGAGAACGCGGGAACAACTCATCTCCATCATGGAACCCATCTTTGAGATGTATCAGAGCGGGAAGTTGAAACTGCTTGTGAGGCCGCCTTACACGTTGGAAGAGGCGAGCAAAGCTCATATTGAGCTGGAAAGCCGTCGATCAACCGGAAAACTCCTCCTTTCTATTTGTGGCTGA